The following are encoded together in the Tripterygium wilfordii isolate XIE 37 chromosome 18, ASM1340144v1, whole genome shotgun sequence genome:
- the LOC119984028 gene encoding squamosa promoter-binding-like protein 1 isoform X2 — METRFGSEAYRLYGLGTVDYPVVGKRAEWDLNDWKWDGDLLVATPLSPASSNQVTHQVFPHAMGNSSNSSSSCSDEVNLQIEKGTRELEKRRRAVVVEDDKLNEDEAGSLSLKLGGQDYPISERDRGNGEGMSGKKTKLVGGTTSRAVCQVEDCGTDLSNAKDYHRRHKVCEMHSKASKALVGNVMQRFCQQCSRFHVLQEFDEGKRSCRRRLAGHNKRRRKTNPDAVANGNTLNDDQNSGYLLISLLRILSNMHSNKSEQTTDQDLLSHLLRSLASHSAEHGGRNVSALLQEHRVLLNDGNSIANSEGVCGHVAVAAPLQTFSAEPSTSNKLPAYSEVRESIAEQTKINNFDLNDAYIDSDDGMEDIERSPVPANPGTSSLDCPSWRQQDSHQSSPPQTSRNSDSASAQSPSSSSGDAQSRTDRIVFKLFGKEPNDFPLVLRAQILDWLSHSPTDIESYIRPGCIILTIYLRQAEAAWDELCSDLSSSLGRLLDVSDDTFWRTGWVFIRVQHHIAFIYNGQIVVDRSLHLKSNNCSKILSVTPIAISAYESVQFSVKGVNLSRPAARLLCAVEGKYLVQEATQDLLDATDNIKENDELHSIKFSCTITAVTGRGFIEIEDHGFGSSFFPFIVAEEDVCTEIRMLESAIEFTETDADVELTGKCETKNQAMEFLHEMGWLLHRSQLKCRLGHLDLDADPFTLRRFKRLIEFSMDHEWCAVVKKLLNILFDGTVGAGEHPTLILAISEMGLLHRAVRRNSRSLVELLLRYIPEKVSDKPGSEHMVLVARSPQSFLFRPDVSGPAGLTPLHIAAGKDGSENVLDALIDDPGMVGIEAWKSARDSTGFTPEDYARLRGHYPYIHLVQRKINKRAAAGHVVVDIPGSVPECKYNQKQNAVLATSFEIGQTASRRIGLHCKLCDSKRASGIASRSMVYRPAMLSMVTIAAVCVCVALLFKSSPEVLFVFRPFRWEMLEYGTS, encoded by the exons ATGGAGACGAGATTTGGAAGTGAAGCATATCGTCTATATGGTTTGGGTACTGTGGATTATCCAGTGGTGGGGAAAAGGGCTGAATGGGACTTGAATGATTGGAAGTGGGATGGGGATCTTTTAGTTGCTACTCCATTGAGTCCGGCATCTTCCAATCAAGTTACCCACCAGGTTTTCCCTCATGCGATGGGAAATTCTTCAAACAGCTCATCATCATGCTCTGATGAAGTGAATCTGCAAATTGAGAAAGGGACTAGGGAATTGGAGAAGCGGAGACGAGCTGTTGTTGTTGAAGATGACAAATTGAACGAGGATGAAGCAGGTAGCCTTAGCTTGAAGCTTGGTGGGCAGGATTATCCAATTAGCGAAAGGGATAGAGGGAACGGGGAGGGAATGAGTGGGAAGAAAACTAAGTTGGTTGGGGGTACCACCAGCCGTGCAGTTTGTCAGGTGGAGGATTGTGGGACTGATCTGAGCAATGCCAAGGATTATCATAGGCGGCATAAGGTTTGTGAGATGCATTCCAAGGCCAGCAAGGCACTCGTGGGGAATGTTATGCAGCGATTCTGCCAACAGTGTAGTag GTTTCATGTACTTCAGGAGTTTGATGAGGGGAAGAGAAGTTGCCGTAGACGTTTGGCTGGTCATAATAAACGGAGGAGGAAAACAAATCCCGATGCTGTTGCTAATGGGAATACTCTCAATGACGATCAGAACAGTGGCTATCTACTTATAAGTCTCCTAAGGATTCTTTCGAACATGCATT CCAATAAATCAGAGCAAACTACGGATCAAGATCTGCTTTCACATCTTTTGAGGAGCCTTGCCAGCCATTCTGCTGAACATGGGGGTAGAAATGTATCTGCCCTCTTGCAGGAACATCGGGTTTTGCTGAATGATGGGAATTCAATTGCGAATTCAGAG GGGGTATGTGGACATGTTGCTGTGGCTGCACCTTTGCAGACATTTTCTGCGGAGCCCAGCACAAGTAACAAATTGCCTGCTTATTCAGAAGTTCGGGAGAGTATTGCAGAGCAGACGAAGATTAACAATTTTGATTTGAATGACGCTTATATTGACTCGGATGATGGCATGGAAGACATAGAAAGATCACCTGTCCCTGCAAATCCAGGCACTAGTTCCCTTGATTGCCCGTCATGGAGACAACAAGATTCTCATCAGTCGAGTCCCCCCCAGACAAGTCGTAACTCAGATTCAGCATCTGCACAGTCACCTTCTAGTTCTAGTGGAGATGCTCAA AGCCGCACTGATCGGATTGTTTTTAAACTATTTGGTAAGGAACCAAATGATTTTCCTCTTGTACTGCGAGCACAG ATTCTTGACTGGTTATCTCACAGTCCTACTGACATCGAGAGCTACATTAGGCCTGGCTGTATTATTCTGACAATTTATCTTCGTCAAGCTGAAGCCGCATGGGATGAA CTTTGCTCTGATTTGAGCTCCAGTTTGGGTAGGCTTCTGGATGTTTCGGATGACACTTTCTGGAGAACTGGATGGGTCTTTATCAGGGTGCAGCATCATATAGCATTTATTTACAATG GTCAGATTGTTGTTGACAGATCCTTACATCTCAAAAGTAACAACTGTTCAAAAATTTTGAGTGTGACACCAATTGCTATATCTGCATATGAGAGTGTTCAGTTTTCAGTTAAGGGTGTCAACTTGTCTCGGCCTGCAGCAAG GTTGCTATGTGCTGTGGAAGGAAAGTATCTGGTTCAGGAAGCTACTCAGGACTTGCTGGATGCTACTGATAATATTAAGGAAAATGATGAGCTCCATTCCATCAAATTTTCTTGCACTATCACAGCAGTGACTGGAAGAGGATTCATTGAG aTTGAAGATCATGGTTTTGGCAGCAGTTTCTTTCCATTTATAGTTGCAGAAGAGGATGTATGTACGGAGATCCGTATGCTTGAGAGTGCTATCGAGTTTActgaaactgatgcagatgttGAGCTGACTGGAAAGTGTGAAACCAAAAATCAAGCCATGGAATTTCTTCATGAGATGGGTTGGCTCCTCCATAGAAGTCAATTAAAGTGCAGACTGGGCCACTTGGATCTTGACGCTGACCCCTTTACTTTAAGACGGTTTAAGAGGCTTATAGAGTTCTCAATGGATCACGAATGGTGTGCAGTAGTGAAAAAACTCTTAAACATATTATTTGATGGCACTGTGGGTGCAGGGGAGCATCCAACACTGATCCTTGCAATATCAGAGATGGGTCTCCTTCATAGAGCTGTGAGGAGGAATAGTAGGTCGCTGGTGGAGCTTCTTCTTAGATATATCCCTGAAAAGGTTTCAGATAAACCAGGGTCAGAACACATGGTGCTGGTTGCCAGAAGTCCTCAGAGCTTCTTATTTAGACCAGATGTTTCCGGCCCTGCAGGTTTGACCCCTCTTCACATTGCAGCTGGGAAAGACGGTTCTGAGAATGTGCTGGATGCATTAATTGATGATCCGGGAATG GTGGGAATTGAAGCATGGAAGAGCGCTCGTGACAGTACGGGCTTCACTCCTGAGGATTATGCTCGTTTGCGAGGCCACTACCCATACATCCATCTCGTTCAGAGGAAGATAAACAAGAGAGCTGCTGCTGGGCATGTGGTGGTAGACATTCCAGGCTCCGTCCCAGAATGCAAATACAACCAGAAGCAAAATGCAGTGTTGGCTACTAGCTTCGAAATTGGACAGACAGCATCGAGACGTATTGGACTGCACTGCAAGCTCTGTGATTCTAAGCGAGCTTCTGGAATAGCCAGCAGATCTATGGTGTATAGGCCGGCAATGCTCTCAATGGTGACTATTGCCGCAGTCTGTGTTTGTGTGGCACTTCTATTTAAAAGCTCTCCTGAAGTTCTTTTCGTGTTCCGTCCCTTCAGGTGGGAAATGTTGGAATATGGAACAAGCTGA
- the LOC119984028 gene encoding squamosa promoter-binding-like protein 1 isoform X1, with amino-acid sequence METRFGSEAYRLYGLGTVDYPVVGKRAEWDLNDWKWDGDLLVATPLSPASSNQVTHQVFPHAMGNSSNSSSSCSDEVNLQIEKGTRELEKRRRAVVVEDDKLNEDEAGSLSLKLGGQDYPISERDRGNGEGMSGKKTKLVGGTTSRAVCQVEDCGTDLSNAKDYHRRHKVCEMHSKASKALVGNVMQRFCQQCSRFHVLQEFDEGKRSCRRRLAGHNKRRRKTNPDAVANGNTLNDDQNSGYLLISLLRILSNMHSNKSEQTTDQDLLSHLLRSLASHSAEHGGRNVSALLQEHRVLLNDGNSIANSEVVTALHSNCQRASSPFKQRLTGPVSEMPPQGVCGHVAVAAPLQTFSAEPSTSNKLPAYSEVRESIAEQTKINNFDLNDAYIDSDDGMEDIERSPVPANPGTSSLDCPSWRQQDSHQSSPPQTSRNSDSASAQSPSSSSGDAQSRTDRIVFKLFGKEPNDFPLVLRAQILDWLSHSPTDIESYIRPGCIILTIYLRQAEAAWDELCSDLSSSLGRLLDVSDDTFWRTGWVFIRVQHHIAFIYNGQIVVDRSLHLKSNNCSKILSVTPIAISAYESVQFSVKGVNLSRPAARLLCAVEGKYLVQEATQDLLDATDNIKENDELHSIKFSCTITAVTGRGFIEIEDHGFGSSFFPFIVAEEDVCTEIRMLESAIEFTETDADVELTGKCETKNQAMEFLHEMGWLLHRSQLKCRLGHLDLDADPFTLRRFKRLIEFSMDHEWCAVVKKLLNILFDGTVGAGEHPTLILAISEMGLLHRAVRRNSRSLVELLLRYIPEKVSDKPGSEHMVLVARSPQSFLFRPDVSGPAGLTPLHIAAGKDGSENVLDALIDDPGMVGIEAWKSARDSTGFTPEDYARLRGHYPYIHLVQRKINKRAAAGHVVVDIPGSVPECKYNQKQNAVLATSFEIGQTASRRIGLHCKLCDSKRASGIASRSMVYRPAMLSMVTIAAVCVCVALLFKSSPEVLFVFRPFRWEMLEYGTS; translated from the exons ATGGAGACGAGATTTGGAAGTGAAGCATATCGTCTATATGGTTTGGGTACTGTGGATTATCCAGTGGTGGGGAAAAGGGCTGAATGGGACTTGAATGATTGGAAGTGGGATGGGGATCTTTTAGTTGCTACTCCATTGAGTCCGGCATCTTCCAATCAAGTTACCCACCAGGTTTTCCCTCATGCGATGGGAAATTCTTCAAACAGCTCATCATCATGCTCTGATGAAGTGAATCTGCAAATTGAGAAAGGGACTAGGGAATTGGAGAAGCGGAGACGAGCTGTTGTTGTTGAAGATGACAAATTGAACGAGGATGAAGCAGGTAGCCTTAGCTTGAAGCTTGGTGGGCAGGATTATCCAATTAGCGAAAGGGATAGAGGGAACGGGGAGGGAATGAGTGGGAAGAAAACTAAGTTGGTTGGGGGTACCACCAGCCGTGCAGTTTGTCAGGTGGAGGATTGTGGGACTGATCTGAGCAATGCCAAGGATTATCATAGGCGGCATAAGGTTTGTGAGATGCATTCCAAGGCCAGCAAGGCACTCGTGGGGAATGTTATGCAGCGATTCTGCCAACAGTGTAGTag GTTTCATGTACTTCAGGAGTTTGATGAGGGGAAGAGAAGTTGCCGTAGACGTTTGGCTGGTCATAATAAACGGAGGAGGAAAACAAATCCCGATGCTGTTGCTAATGGGAATACTCTCAATGACGATCAGAACAGTGGCTATCTACTTATAAGTCTCCTAAGGATTCTTTCGAACATGCATT CCAATAAATCAGAGCAAACTACGGATCAAGATCTGCTTTCACATCTTTTGAGGAGCCTTGCCAGCCATTCTGCTGAACATGGGGGTAGAAATGTATCTGCCCTCTTGCAGGAACATCGGGTTTTGCTGAATGATGGGAATTCAATTGCGAATTCAGAGGTAGTCACTGCTTTGCACTCAAACTGTCAAAGAGCTTCAAGTCCTTTTAAACAACGTCTAACAGGCCCTGTTTCCGAAATGCCACCGCAGGGGGTATGTGGACATGTTGCTGTGGCTGCACCTTTGCAGACATTTTCTGCGGAGCCCAGCACAAGTAACAAATTGCCTGCTTATTCAGAAGTTCGGGAGAGTATTGCAGAGCAGACGAAGATTAACAATTTTGATTTGAATGACGCTTATATTGACTCGGATGATGGCATGGAAGACATAGAAAGATCACCTGTCCCTGCAAATCCAGGCACTAGTTCCCTTGATTGCCCGTCATGGAGACAACAAGATTCTCATCAGTCGAGTCCCCCCCAGACAAGTCGTAACTCAGATTCAGCATCTGCACAGTCACCTTCTAGTTCTAGTGGAGATGCTCAA AGCCGCACTGATCGGATTGTTTTTAAACTATTTGGTAAGGAACCAAATGATTTTCCTCTTGTACTGCGAGCACAG ATTCTTGACTGGTTATCTCACAGTCCTACTGACATCGAGAGCTACATTAGGCCTGGCTGTATTATTCTGACAATTTATCTTCGTCAAGCTGAAGCCGCATGGGATGAA CTTTGCTCTGATTTGAGCTCCAGTTTGGGTAGGCTTCTGGATGTTTCGGATGACACTTTCTGGAGAACTGGATGGGTCTTTATCAGGGTGCAGCATCATATAGCATTTATTTACAATG GTCAGATTGTTGTTGACAGATCCTTACATCTCAAAAGTAACAACTGTTCAAAAATTTTGAGTGTGACACCAATTGCTATATCTGCATATGAGAGTGTTCAGTTTTCAGTTAAGGGTGTCAACTTGTCTCGGCCTGCAGCAAG GTTGCTATGTGCTGTGGAAGGAAAGTATCTGGTTCAGGAAGCTACTCAGGACTTGCTGGATGCTACTGATAATATTAAGGAAAATGATGAGCTCCATTCCATCAAATTTTCTTGCACTATCACAGCAGTGACTGGAAGAGGATTCATTGAG aTTGAAGATCATGGTTTTGGCAGCAGTTTCTTTCCATTTATAGTTGCAGAAGAGGATGTATGTACGGAGATCCGTATGCTTGAGAGTGCTATCGAGTTTActgaaactgatgcagatgttGAGCTGACTGGAAAGTGTGAAACCAAAAATCAAGCCATGGAATTTCTTCATGAGATGGGTTGGCTCCTCCATAGAAGTCAATTAAAGTGCAGACTGGGCCACTTGGATCTTGACGCTGACCCCTTTACTTTAAGACGGTTTAAGAGGCTTATAGAGTTCTCAATGGATCACGAATGGTGTGCAGTAGTGAAAAAACTCTTAAACATATTATTTGATGGCACTGTGGGTGCAGGGGAGCATCCAACACTGATCCTTGCAATATCAGAGATGGGTCTCCTTCATAGAGCTGTGAGGAGGAATAGTAGGTCGCTGGTGGAGCTTCTTCTTAGATATATCCCTGAAAAGGTTTCAGATAAACCAGGGTCAGAACACATGGTGCTGGTTGCCAGAAGTCCTCAGAGCTTCTTATTTAGACCAGATGTTTCCGGCCCTGCAGGTTTGACCCCTCTTCACATTGCAGCTGGGAAAGACGGTTCTGAGAATGTGCTGGATGCATTAATTGATGATCCGGGAATG GTGGGAATTGAAGCATGGAAGAGCGCTCGTGACAGTACGGGCTTCACTCCTGAGGATTATGCTCGTTTGCGAGGCCACTACCCATACATCCATCTCGTTCAGAGGAAGATAAACAAGAGAGCTGCTGCTGGGCATGTGGTGGTAGACATTCCAGGCTCCGTCCCAGAATGCAAATACAACCAGAAGCAAAATGCAGTGTTGGCTACTAGCTTCGAAATTGGACAGACAGCATCGAGACGTATTGGACTGCACTGCAAGCTCTGTGATTCTAAGCGAGCTTCTGGAATAGCCAGCAGATCTATGGTGTATAGGCCGGCAATGCTCTCAATGGTGACTATTGCCGCAGTCTGTGTTTGTGTGGCACTTCTATTTAAAAGCTCTCCTGAAGTTCTTTTCGTGTTCCGTCCCTTCAGGTGGGAAATGTTGGAATATGGAACAAGCTGA